The Cellulosimicrobium cellulans genome contains the following window.
CGCGTCGAGAACAGGCGGAACGCCGCGAGGGCGAGCTCGTCGCTCCGTGCGGCCGTAGCGGTGGTCGTCTCGGTCACGACCCCAGGCTACCGCGCCGGCCCGTACTCCGCGGTACGGAGCAGTGCGTGGCGCGGAGGGCGAGCCGGCGCCCGGAGCGGCCTCACGCGGCGCGGGGCAGCAGCGGCGTGCGCTCGGTGAACCCCGCGGCGGCCACCTCCTTCCGCAGCCACGCCAGCGAGTCGGCGAGCATGGGGCCGCCCTGCCCCTCGCACTCGATGCTCAGCACGCCGTCGAACGCACGGTCGCTCAGCAACCGCAGGATCGCGCTGATGTTCTCGGCGTTGACGCCGTCGCCCGCGGCGACGTGGCTCAGGGCGATCCCGGTGGCCCCTCCGCGGACCGACTCGGCCAGCGAGGGCGACACGTCCTTGACGTGGACGTGGTCGATCTTGTCGAGGAAGCGCGTGGCGAACTCGACCGGGTCGTTGCCCGCGATGAACGTGTTGCCGGTGTCGAGGTTCAGGCGGAGCCACGGCGTGTCCCCGCAGTAGTCGAGCATCTCCTCGAGCCAGTCGGGGCGGGTCGTGAAGTAGCCGTGCACCTCGATGTTCACCACCACCTCGTGCGCCTCCGCGACCCGCACGATCTCCTGGTAGCTGCGCTTCATGAGGTCCAGCGCCTCGCGGTCCTCCAGTCCCTCCGGCTTGTGCAGGCCGTCGGTCGTCGCCACGCGGGGCGACCCGGCGAGGGCGGCCCAGGCGATGGCCTTCTGCACGTAGGGGACGCCGACGCTCATGCCGTCGCGTCCGGAGAGCGGGTAGGCCGCGTCGATCTGCGAGAACTGGACGCCGTACGTCTCCATCTTCCGCCGCAGGAGCGCGGGGTCCTCGAGCAGGGAGACGTGCGGGAAGTACCCGAGGCCGTGGATCCAGCACGCCCCCTCGATCACTCCCGGCTCGATGTAGTGCACGTCGTTCTCCTGCGCCCAGGCGAGGGCCTCCTCGAAGGACTTGTGCGTGGAGTTGAAGGCATCGGTGTGAAAGCCGATCCCGATCTCTGCCATGGAAGAACTCCCTTGTTCCAGCGCCCCGGGCCGTACCAACGGGTCGGGGGCGTGATTCCGCGTGTGTGTTGTCGTGCCAGCCTTCTGACGAGATCACCATACTGACCAGTATTGCGATGTGTCGTCGCCGACAGTAGCATCCTCGGCAGGTTCTGACGACAGGCAGACGAAAGTTGCCACCTGATCGACGGGCCCCCTGACTCACACGCAACGGTGCGACACGAAGGAGCAGGCATGAGGATGCGAAGAAGAGGCGTGGCGGCCGTCGCCGGTCTCGCCATCACCACGGGGCTGGTCGCGGGGGCGGGGCTCACCGCCCAGGCCCACCCCGGCCACGAGCACGCGGAGGGGCCCGAGTTCCGGGCGCTGATCTTCTCCGAGACCGCGGGGTTCGTCCACGACTCGGTGCCCGAGGCGCGAGCGATGTGGGACGAGCTCGCCGCGGCGCACGGCTTCGAGGCGGTCCAGGCGACGGACTCCTCGGCGTTCACCGACGAGGGTCTGGCCGACTTCGACGTCGTCGTGCTCGCCAACGCGTCGGGCGACGTCTGGAACACGGCGGAGGAGGGCGCGTTCGAGCGCTACGTCCGGGGCGGCGGAGGCGTCGTCGCGATGCACAACCCGCTCGACATGGAGCAGGGCAACGCGTTCTACCGCAACCTCATCGGTACGGAGTTCACCGCGCACTCCGCCGCGGGCACGCCGGGCGAGCTCACGGTCGTGGACCACGAGCACCCCTCGACGGCCGAGCTCCCGGACCGCCTGCAGCGGGACGAGGAGTGGTACGGGTTCACCAGGTCGGTACGCGGCGACAAGCACGTCCTCGCCCAGCTCGACCCGACCTCGGTCCCGGCCTCGACGCCCGGCCGGATGACGGACCACCCGGTCACGTGGTGCTCCGCCTACGAGGGCGGTCGCACGTGGATCACGTCGATCGGGCACGCGAAGTCCGCGTACGCGGAGCCCGCGGTGCGCGCCCACGCGCTGGGCGGTGCGCGCTACGCGGCCGGTGTGGCGGAGGGCGACTGCAGCGCGACCGACTGGAGCAACTACGACAAGGTCGCGCTCGACACGAACACGTCGGCCCCGTGGGGCATCGCGATCGCCGACGACGGCCGGGTGTTCTTCACGGAGCTCGTGCGCGGGCAGGTGCGCGTCTACGACCCCGAGCAGCGCTCGACCGTGACGGCAGCGACCCTCCCGGTCTACGGCGGGGGCGAGAAC
Protein-coding sequences here:
- a CDS encoding sugar phosphate isomerase/epimerase family protein — translated: MAEIGIGFHTDAFNSTHKSFEEALAWAQENDVHYIEPGVIEGACWIHGLGYFPHVSLLEDPALLRRKMETYGVQFSQIDAAYPLSGRDGMSVGVPYVQKAIAWAALAGSPRVATTDGLHKPEGLEDREALDLMKRSYQEIVRVAEAHEVVVNIEVHGYFTTRPDWLEEMLDYCGDTPWLRLNLDTGNTFIAGNDPVEFATRFLDKIDHVHVKDVSPSLAESVRGGATGIALSHVAAGDGVNAENISAILRLLSDRAFDGVLSIECEGQGGPMLADSLAWLRKEVAAAGFTERTPLLPRAA